The sequence TGTTATATAATTAACATACCAAGATATTTCATCCGCATGAGCTTCAATAATTAATTTATACGGAGATACAGGATTAATTAATCCTACTGCAGTTCCATATAAATCTGTATATATCTTATCTACATAAGAATTTATATGATTTATCCATATTTTTTGTCCTTTATTTTCTTCTCCTACAGGAGAAAAAGTATTTAAGTATTCTTTAATAAATTTTAAAGATACTAAGTCAATTGAATAATTCATAATATTTTTATATGTTAATGTATCCTTTAAATATAAAATTAACAGATCCAGTTAAATAAATATTTTTATATATATTTTTATTTTTTTTTAAAGAAACTGATAAATTACCTCCTAAAGTATTAACTAATATTTTTTCCTCATTAATTTTATTTATTTCACATGCAGCAATAACTGAAGCAGTAACACCTGTTCCACAAGATAAGGTTTCATTTTCTACTCCTCTTTCATAAGTTCGTACTTGTATAGACTTATTATTAAGTACTTCTACAAAATTTACATTAATTCCTTTTTCAAAATATTCATTGTTAAATCTTATTTTTTTACCTTCTTCATATACATTTATATTTTTCATTTTTTCTACAAATACAATATAATGTGGAGATCCAGTATTTAAAATAATATGTTTTTTATAAATTTTTATATCTTTTTTTTTTATATCAAGTAAACTTATAGATACGTTTTTATTAATTATAAATCCATGATGATATCCGTCTATAGCCTTAAAATGAATTTTTTCATTATCTTTTTTTAAAAAACCTAATTTTTTAGAAAAAAGTATAGCACATCTTCCTCCATTCCCACACATAGTACTTTCTCTTCCGTCAGAATTAAAATATTTCATATAAAAACTACTTTTATGATCATTTTGAATTAAAATAACTCCATTTGCACCAATTCCAAAATGTCTATCACACAATTTTTTGAATAAAAAAATATCATTTTTTTTTACAATTTTTTTTCTATAATCTAGAATAATAAAATCGTTACCTGTTCCATTGTATTTAAAAAAATCTAGTTCCATAAATAACGAAGTTAATATTTTTTATTTTTTTTAAATATATAAAAAAAAGTAATGAACGTTATATCTAATATTTACATATATTTGTTTCTTATTACCATAAAATATTAAGGATGAAGAAAATAATTTTTTATATTGTATTTAGCAGTATTATGAGTTCAATTATAACTATTGCTGCATATAAACATACAATAAAAGAAAAACCTTTATTATTTCCATATACTTCATCTTCTAATAATTTACCTTTATCTAATTCTTCTTTAGTTAGTTCTGCTGGATTACCGGATTTTACAAGAGTAGTAGAAAAAACTATTGATGCAGTAGTTAATGTAAAAAATTTTTCAAAAAAATATAGTAATCAATTTGATCCGTTTGATTTCTTTTTTGGTTTTCCTGATGATTTTGGTGGTAATAAAGATAAAAAACCTCAAAAAAATGATATTCCTGGACTTCATGGTTCAGGAGTTATAATTTCACCAGATGGATATGTTGTTACTAATAATCATGTTATAAAAGAAGCAGAAAAAATAGAAATAACTCTTAGTGATCAAAGAACTTATAGAGCTAAATTAATAGGTTCAGATCCTAGTACGGATATTGCTTTATTAAAAATAAATGAAAAAAATTTACCTTTTATTTATTTTTCAGATTCTAATAAAGTGCAAGTAGGAGAATGGGTTTTAGCTATAGGAAATCCTTTTGATTTAAATTCTACTGTTACAGCAGGTATAATTAGTGCAAAAAATAGAAGTTTAGGAATATTAAGAGGAGAAACACAATCTTCTATTGAATCGTTTTTCCAAACGGATGCTGCTGTCAATCCTGGAAATAGTGGTGGTGCTTTGGTAAACACTAATGGAGAATTAATTGGAATTAATACTGCTATTTCTTCTGCTTCAGGTAATTTTATAGGATATAGTTTTGCAGCTCCTTCTAATTTGGTATCAAAAGTTATACAGGATATAAAAAAATATGGAGCAGTACAACGTGCATATTTAGGAGTAAGAGGAATGGATTTATCAAAAACAGAATATTTAAAAGCATATAATAAGGAAACTCATCAAAATATAAAACCACAACAAGGGTTTTTGATAGGAGAAGTATTTGCAAAAAGTGGAGCAGAAGATGCAGGACTTAAAAAAGGAGACATAATAAAAAGTATAGATGGTAAACTAATACAAAATATTGCAGATTTATCATTTATTGTAGGGACAAAACATCCAGGAGATAAAGTAAAAGTTAATATAATACGAAATAAATATAAAAAGTCTTTTAACATTACTTTAAAAGATTTACAAGGAAGAACAAAAATAAGAACTAGAGAAGAAATTACTCCATCTGAATTATTAGGTGCTACTTTTGAAGATCTCAGTAAAGAATCTAAAAAAGATTTTGGTATTGATTATGGAATTAGAATAAAAGAAATAAAAACAGGTCGTTTAAGTACTATTGGATTAGAAGAAGGAGATATTATTTTATCTATTAATGGAAATAAAATGAAAAAAATTGGTGATGTTGATCGTGTTTTAAAAAAATATTCAGGAGATGTTACTATAAAGTCTATTAAACAGAATGGACAAGTATATATTGCAGGATTTGAAATGAATTAATATTTATTTCTATTATTCCATAATAAAAATGCAATCATTCCAAAAATAATATTTGGAGACCAAACAGATATATAAGATGAAATATAATCTTTTGTTGAATATATTTTTGTAATTTCTATAAAGAAGATATATATAAAAGATAATATTACACCTATTATAATATTATAACCAATTTCTACTTTCTTTCTTGAAGAAATAGATAACCCTAAGATAGTAAATATAAAAGTTGAAAAAGGTAAACTTGTTCTTTGATAATATTCATTTAAATAAATATTTACATTTTTTATTTTTTTTTCTATATCAATGAATTTTTTTAATTCAAAAATAGTCATAGTTTCCGCTATATATTCTTCTGGTAATAGTTCTTCCGGAGTCATAGGTAATTTTATTATTTTATAAAAATAACTTATAAAAAAATCATGATTTTTTTTGATTTTAGTTTCGTTACAATCATATAATATGTATATTTTATTTTTTTTAAATCCAAAAATTTTTTTAGATTTTAGAATATATATTAATTTTTTTTTATAAAATTTTTGATAAATAAAGTTTTTTCCTATATTTTTTTTTTTTGAAAAATTTCGTATAAAAATATATTCATTATTTGAAATTTGAACACTTACAGTTTGATTGTTTTCATATTTATTTTTATATCTTGAATTTAATAAATATTGGTAATGAAATTT is a genomic window of Blattabacterium cuenoti containing:
- the dapF gene encoding diaminopimelate epimerase, giving the protein MELDFFKYNGTGNDFIILDYRKKIVKKNDIFLFKKLCDRHFGIGANGVILIQNDHKSSFYMKYFNSDGRESTMCGNGGRCAILFSKKLGFLKKDNEKIHFKAIDGYHHGFIINKNVSISLLDIKKKDIKIYKKHIILNTGSPHYIVFVEKMKNINVYEEGKKIRFNNEYFEKGINVNFVEVLNNKSIQVRTYERGVENETLSCGTGVTASVIAACEINKINEEKILVNTLGGNLSVSLKKNKNIYKNIYLTGSVNFIFKGYINI
- a CDS encoding Do family serine endopeptidase — its product is MKKIIFYIVFSSIMSSIITIAAYKHTIKEKPLLFPYTSSSNNLPLSNSSLVSSAGLPDFTRVVEKTIDAVVNVKNFSKKYSNQFDPFDFFFGFPDDFGGNKDKKPQKNDIPGLHGSGVIISPDGYVVTNNHVIKEAEKIEITLSDQRTYRAKLIGSDPSTDIALLKINEKNLPFIYFSDSNKVQVGEWVLAIGNPFDLNSTVTAGIISAKNRSLGILRGETQSSIESFFQTDAAVNPGNSGGALVNTNGELIGINTAISSASGNFIGYSFAAPSNLVSKVIQDIKKYGAVQRAYLGVRGMDLSKTEYLKAYNKETHQNIKPQQGFLIGEVFAKSGAEDAGLKKGDIIKSIDGKLIQNIADLSFIVGTKHPGDKVKVNIIRNKYKKSFNITLKDLQGRTKIRTREEITPSELLGATFEDLSKESKKDFGIDYGIRIKEIKTGRLSTIGLEEGDIILSINGNKMKKIGDVDRVLKKYSGDVTIKSIKQNGQVYIAGFEMN
- a CDS encoding LptF/LptG family permease — encoded protein: MKIIDHYIIRNFFISFVFITFSLLSLSVIIDISQRIHRLENNQGSIKDALIFYYPFWSIWLVNTFYPISVFLSVIFFTSKLAKNSEINAILVSGISFKRLTIPYLLSSSIIVLLSLIINYYFLPLANKKKNKFHYQYLLNSRYKNKYENNQTVSVQISNNEYIFIRNFSKKKNIGKNFIYQKFYKKKLIYILKSKKIFGFKKNKIYILYDCNETKIKKNHDFFISYFYKIIKLPMTPEELLPEEYIAETMTIFELKKFIDIEKKIKNVNIYLNEYYQRTSLPFSTFIFTILGLSISSRKKVEIGYNIIIGVILSFIYIFFIEITKIYSTKDYISSYISVWSPNIIFGMIAFLLWNNRNKY